From Achromobacter spanius, a single genomic window includes:
- a CDS encoding NAD(P) transhydrogenase subunit alpha, with product MEAINPTLMNLIIFVLAIYVGYHVVWNVTPALHTPLMAVTNAISAIIIVGAMLAAALTEGGLARGMGVFAVALAAVNVFGGFLVTRRMLEMFKKKDRKPGKEEAK from the coding sequence ATGGAAGCGATCAATCCCACCCTGATGAATCTCATCATCTTCGTGCTGGCCATCTACGTCGGCTACCACGTGGTCTGGAACGTCACGCCCGCGCTGCACACGCCGCTCATGGCCGTCACCAACGCCATTTCCGCCATCATCATCGTCGGCGCAATGCTGGCCGCCGCGCTGACCGAAGGCGGACTGGCGCGCGGCATGGGCGTCTTTGCGGTGGCGCTGGCCGCCGTCAACGTGTTTGGCGGCTTTCTCGTGACGCGGCGCATGCTTGAAATGTTCAAGAAGAAGGACCGCAAGCCGGGCAAGGAGGAAGCGAAATGA
- a CDS encoding FAD-linked oxidase C-terminal domain-containing protein, whose amino-acid sequence MNSLVETGLAQVQAPYTQQQLIEALSAALPAHCVLYREEDTRPYECDGLSLYRSIPAVVALPETEAQVQAIMRICKRLNAPIVARGAGTGLSGGAMPHSQGVLLGLSKFNRIKHIDLASTTAIVEPGVRNLAISEAVSPYGLYYAPDPSSQIACSIGGNVAENSGGVHCLKYGLTVHNVLRVRVVTIDGDVVELGSHAPDAPGLDLLSVFVGSEGMLGVVTEVTVKLIPKPACQQVVMASFSSVEAAGNAVTQVIAAGMIPAGLEMMDRRATHMVEPFVRAGYDMDAQAILLCESDGTPEEVAHEIARMEAVFRQAGATRCQVSASEAERLKFWAGRKNAFPAAGRVSPDYYCMDGTIPRRHLARVLGAIEQMEDEFGLRCANVFHAGDGNLHPLILFDSNKPDEVERAEKFGAAILELCVQVGGTVTGEHGVGMEKINQMCVQFSREELDAFLAVKRAFDPPCLLNPEKVIPTLARCAEYGKMHVHAGELRFPDLARF is encoded by the coding sequence ATGAATTCACTGGTCGAAACCGGCCTGGCACAAGTGCAGGCGCCTTATACGCAGCAGCAGCTCATCGAGGCGTTGTCGGCCGCGTTGCCCGCGCACTGTGTGCTGTATCGCGAAGAGGACACCCGTCCTTACGAATGCGATGGCCTATCCCTTTACCGCTCGATTCCCGCGGTCGTTGCCTTGCCTGAAACGGAAGCGCAGGTGCAGGCCATCATGCGCATCTGCAAGCGGCTGAATGCGCCCATTGTGGCGCGCGGCGCCGGAACAGGGCTGTCGGGCGGCGCCATGCCGCACAGCCAGGGCGTGTTGCTGGGGCTGTCCAAATTCAATCGGATCAAGCATATCGACCTGGCCAGCACGACCGCCATCGTCGAGCCGGGTGTGCGCAATCTTGCGATCTCCGAAGCGGTGTCGCCGTACGGGCTGTACTACGCGCCGGATCCGTCGAGCCAGATCGCGTGCTCCATCGGCGGCAACGTCGCGGAAAACTCCGGCGGCGTGCATTGCCTGAAGTACGGCCTGACCGTGCACAACGTGCTGCGCGTGCGCGTGGTCACGATCGACGGCGATGTGGTCGAACTGGGATCGCACGCGCCGGACGCGCCCGGACTGGATCTGCTGTCGGTGTTCGTCGGCTCCGAGGGCATGCTGGGCGTTGTCACCGAAGTGACCGTCAAGCTCATCCCGAAGCCGGCCTGCCAGCAGGTGGTCATGGCCAGTTTTTCCAGCGTCGAGGCGGCTGGCAATGCGGTCACGCAGGTGATCGCGGCGGGCATGATTCCCGCTGGCCTGGAAATGATGGACCGCCGCGCGACGCACATGGTGGAACCGTTTGTCCGCGCGGGCTACGACATGGACGCGCAGGCCATCCTGCTGTGCGAATCGGACGGCACACCCGAAGAGGTGGCGCACGAGATCGCGCGCATGGAAGCGGTGTTCCGGCAAGCCGGCGCCACCCGCTGCCAGGTGTCGGCGTCGGAAGCGGAACGGCTGAAATTCTGGGCGGGGCGCAAGAACGCGTTTCCCGCCGCCGGGCGCGTGTCGCCCGACTACTACTGCATGGACGGCACGATTCCGCGCCGCCATCTGGCGCGCGTGCTGGGCGCCATTGAACAGATGGAAGACGAATTCGGCCTGCGATGCGCCAACGTCTTTCATGCCGGCGACGGCAATCTGCATCCGCTGATCCTGTTCGATTCGAATAAGCCGGACGAGGTGGAGCGCGCCGAGAAATTTGGCGCGGCCATTCTTGAGCTGTGCGTGCAGGTGGGAGGAACCGTGACCGGAGAGCACGGTGTGGGAATGGAGAAGATAAATCAAATGTGCGTGCAATTCTCTCGCGAAGAACTCGACGCGTTCCTGGCAGTCAAGCGGGCCTTTGATCCGCCGTGCCTGCTGAATCCTGAAAAGGTCATCCCCACGCTGGCACGCTGCGCCGAATACGGCAAGATGCACGTCCATGCGGGAGAACTGCGCTTCCCCGATCTCGCCCGCTTCTAG
- a CDS encoding NAD(P)(+) transhydrogenase (Re/Si-specific) subunit beta encodes MISLNLVTLLYLIASVCFIQALKGLSHPTTSRLGNAFGMAGMAIAVVTTAALIVGLARSGTATIGLGWVVLGLLVGGSIGTLMAKRVEMTKMPELVAFMHSMIGLAAVAIAVAVVAEPHAFGIAPPGMAIPTGNRFELFIGTFVGAITFSGSVIAFGKLSGKYKFRLFQGAPVVFPGQHMLNLALALAMLGCGVWFMLTQEWTPFIIMTLIAFVLGVLIIIPIGGADMPVVVSMLNSYSGWAAAGIGFSLNNPMLIIAGSLVGSSGAILSYIMCKAMNRSFFNVILGGFGGQSGGGAAAGDAPQRSVKSGSPDDAAFLMTNAESVTIVPGYGLAVARAQHALKELAEKLTARGVTVKYAIHPVAGRMPGHMNVLLAEAEVPYDQVFEMEDINSEFGQTDVVLVLGANDVVNPAAKNDPKSPIAGMPILEAYKARTVIVNKRSMASGYAGLDNELFYMDRTMMVFGDAKKVLEDMVKAVE; translated from the coding sequence ATGATCTCGCTGAACCTCGTCACTCTGCTCTATCTGATTGCCTCGGTCTGCTTCATCCAGGCGCTCAAGGGCCTGTCCCATCCCACCACCTCGCGCCTGGGCAACGCCTTCGGCATGGCCGGCATGGCGATCGCCGTGGTGACCACCGCGGCGCTCATCGTCGGGCTGGCGCGCAGCGGCACGGCCACGATCGGACTGGGATGGGTCGTCCTGGGGCTGCTGGTCGGCGGCTCCATCGGCACGCTGATGGCCAAGCGCGTCGAGATGACCAAGATGCCCGAGCTGGTCGCCTTCATGCACAGCATGATCGGCCTGGCGGCGGTCGCGATCGCCGTGGCCGTCGTGGCCGAGCCGCACGCCTTCGGCATCGCGCCGCCCGGCATGGCGATTCCCACCGGCAACCGCTTCGAGCTCTTCATCGGCACGTTCGTGGGCGCCATCACGTTCTCGGGCTCCGTCATCGCCTTCGGCAAGCTGTCCGGCAAGTACAAGTTCCGGCTGTTCCAGGGCGCACCCGTGGTGTTCCCCGGCCAGCACATGCTGAATCTGGCGCTGGCGCTGGCGATGCTGGGCTGCGGCGTCTGGTTCATGCTCACGCAGGAATGGACGCCCTTCATCATCATGACGCTCATCGCCTTCGTGCTGGGCGTGCTGATCATCATCCCGATCGGCGGCGCGGACATGCCGGTGGTGGTGTCGATGCTGAACAGCTATTCCGGCTGGGCGGCGGCGGGCATCGGCTTCTCGCTGAACAACCCCATGCTGATCATTGCCGGATCGCTGGTGGGCTCTTCGGGCGCCATCCTGTCCTACATCATGTGCAAGGCGATGAACCGGTCGTTCTTCAACGTGATCCTGGGCGGCTTTGGCGGCCAGTCGGGCGGCGGCGCGGCAGCAGGCGACGCGCCGCAACGCAGCGTCAAGTCGGGCAGCCCGGACGACGCGGCGTTCCTGATGACCAACGCCGAAAGTGTGACCATCGTGCCCGGCTACGGCCTGGCCGTGGCGCGGGCCCAGCATGCCCTGAAGGAACTGGCCGAAAAGCTGACCGCGCGCGGCGTGACCGTCAAGTACGCGATCCACCCCGTTGCCGGCCGCATGCCCGGCCACATGAACGTGCTGCTGGCCGAGGCCGAAGTGCCTTACGACCAGGTCTTCGAGATGGAAGACATCAACAGCGAGTTCGGCCAGACCGACGTGGTGCTGGTGCTGGGCGCAAACGACGTGGTCAACCCGGCCGCCAAGAACGATCCCAAGTCACCGATTGCCGGCATGCCCATCCTCGAAGCCTACAAGGCGCGCACGGTCATCGTGAACAAGCGCTCGATGGCCTCGGGCTATGCCGGGCTGGACAACGAGCTGTTCTACATGGACCGCACGATGATGGTCTTCGGCGACGCCAAGAAGGTGCTCGAAGACATGGTCAAGGCCGTGGAATAA
- the glcE gene encoding glycolate oxidase subunit GlcE, whose amino-acid sequence MDFVLSELCDQVMTARAGHKPLFVMGGGSKRFYGNYRPVRPQDGHCLLDMTPYRGIVSYHPSELVVTVRAGTPLAELEAALAENGQMLAFEPPHFAPTATVGGCVAAGLSGPRRMTAGALKDFVLGAQLLDSDGRILSFGGEVMKNVAGYDVSRLLAGSHGIFGAILEVSLKVVPKPMQEMTLALPATQAQALANFAFWRGKPLPISASSWASEGDGADGVTMVRLSGAPPALASARVLIGGDVLAPDAADAWWRSLREQTHAFFAPDRPLWRLALPPTTAVLELGPTLVEWGGGQRWLSGPRDAAELRETAAGHGGHATLFRPADTPPPADGVFHPLAPGVGAITRRLKQELDPAGLFNPGRLVLDL is encoded by the coding sequence ATGGATTTTGTCCTGTCGGAATTGTGCGACCAGGTCATGACGGCCCGTGCCGGCCACAAACCCCTGTTCGTGATGGGCGGCGGCAGCAAGCGGTTCTACGGTAACTACCGTCCCGTGAGGCCGCAGGATGGCCATTGCCTGCTCGATATGACGCCTTACCGCGGCATCGTGAGCTACCACCCGTCCGAACTTGTCGTGACGGTGCGTGCCGGAACGCCGCTGGCCGAGTTGGAGGCCGCGCTTGCCGAGAACGGCCAGATGCTGGCCTTCGAACCGCCGCACTTCGCGCCCACGGCGACCGTGGGCGGCTGCGTGGCGGCGGGCCTGTCGGGTCCGCGCCGCATGACCGCCGGCGCCTTGAAGGATTTTGTGCTCGGCGCGCAACTGCTGGACTCGGACGGACGCATCCTGTCCTTCGGGGGCGAGGTCATGAAGAACGTGGCGGGCTATGACGTGTCGCGGCTTCTGGCCGGCTCGCACGGCATCTTCGGCGCCATCCTGGAGGTGTCGCTGAAGGTCGTGCCCAAGCCGATGCAGGAGATGACGCTGGCGTTGCCCGCGACGCAGGCGCAGGCGCTGGCCAACTTTGCCTTCTGGCGCGGCAAGCCGTTGCCGATCTCGGCGTCGAGCTGGGCGAGCGAAGGCGATGGCGCTGACGGCGTGACGATGGTGCGCTTATCCGGCGCGCCGCCCGCGTTGGCCAGCGCACGAGTGCTGATCGGCGGCGATGTGCTGGCGCCCGATGCGGCCGACGCATGGTGGCGCTCGTTGCGCGAACAGACCCACGCGTTCTTTGCGCCGGACCGGCCCTTGTGGCGCCTGGCCCTGCCGCCTACCACCGCAGTCCTGGAGCTGGGGCCGACGCTGGTGGAGTGGGGCGGCGGTCAGCGGTGGCTGAGCGGCCCGCGCGATGCGGCCGAGCTGCGCGAGACGGCGGCCGGGCATGGCGGCCACGCGACGCTGTTCCGGCCCGCCGATACCCCGCCGCCCGCCGACGGCGTGTTTCATCCGCTTGCGCCGGGTGTCGGCGCGATCACCCGCAGGCTGAAGCAGGAGCTCGATCCCGCCGGCCTCTTCAACCCCGGCCGCCTGGTCCTGGATCTGTAG
- a CDS encoding FAD-binding oxidoreductase: MNAPLHAESLRRAVPAACLDALRAHFGDRLSESAAVREHHGRDESPYPAMLPDAVVFAQSTEDVAFVAKVCNEHRVPLIPYGAGSSLEGHILAIQGGISLDLSQMNKVLAINAEDLTATVQAGVLRKQLNEEIRSTGLFFPIDPGADASLGGMAATRASGTNAVRYGTMRENVMSLTVVTADGRIIRTAGRARKSSAGYDLTRIFVGSEGTLGIITEVTVRLYPQPEAVSAAVCNFPTLDAAVQSVIEIIQMGVPIARVEFMDAASVRSVNLHSKLTLRETPLLVFEFHGSPAGVQEQAETVQAITAEHGGMDFEWAERPEDRSRLWTARHNAYFAGLQLRPGCRASTTDVCVPISRLADCVRETVEELDRASFPYTIVGHVGDGNFHVLMLLDADSAQEWQESEAINHNLVRRAIAADGTCTGEHGVGLHKMQFMAEEHGEDALDLMRSLKHAFDPNNILNPGKIVSW; encoded by the coding sequence ATGAACGCTCCCTTGCACGCCGAATCGTTGCGCCGCGCGGTTCCGGCCGCCTGTCTGGATGCCCTGCGTGCGCACTTTGGCGACCGCCTGTCGGAATCGGCCGCCGTGCGCGAACACCATGGCCGCGACGAATCGCCTTATCCGGCCATGCTGCCTGACGCCGTGGTCTTTGCGCAGTCGACGGAAGATGTCGCGTTCGTCGCCAAGGTGTGCAACGAGCATCGCGTTCCCTTGATTCCGTACGGCGCTGGCTCTTCGCTCGAAGGCCACATTCTTGCAATCCAGGGCGGCATCAGCCTGGACCTGTCGCAGATGAACAAGGTCCTTGCCATCAACGCCGAAGACCTGACCGCCACGGTGCAGGCCGGCGTGCTGCGCAAGCAGCTCAACGAAGAAATCCGCAGCACCGGCCTGTTCTTTCCGATTGACCCGGGCGCCGACGCCAGCCTCGGCGGCATGGCCGCCACCCGCGCCTCGGGCACCAATGCCGTGCGCTACGGCACGATGCGCGAGAACGTCATGTCGCTGACCGTCGTCACTGCGGACGGCCGCATCATCCGCACCGCCGGCCGCGCCCGCAAGTCGTCGGCCGGCTACGACCTGACGCGCATTTTCGTGGGCAGCGAAGGCACGCTCGGCATCATCACCGAAGTGACCGTGCGCCTGTATCCGCAGCCCGAAGCCGTGTCCGCCGCCGTCTGCAATTTCCCGACGCTGGACGCCGCGGTGCAGAGCGTGATCGAGATCATCCAGATGGGCGTGCCGATCGCGCGCGTCGAGTTCATGGACGCCGCCAGCGTTCGCTCCGTCAACCTGCACAGCAAGCTGACCCTGCGCGAAACGCCGCTGCTGGTGTTTGAATTTCATGGCAGTCCCGCCGGCGTGCAAGAGCAGGCCGAAACCGTGCAGGCGATCACGGCCGAGCATGGCGGCATGGACTTCGAATGGGCCGAGCGCCCCGAAGACCGCAGCCGCCTCTGGACCGCGCGCCACAACGCGTATTTCGCGGGCCTGCAGTTGCGTCCCGGCTGCCGCGCCAGCACCACCGACGTCTGCGTGCCGATCTCGCGCCTGGCCGATTGCGTGCGTGAAACCGTCGAGGAACTGGACCGCGCGAGCTTCCCGTACACCATCGTCGGCCACGTGGGCGACGGCAACTTCCACGTGCTGATGCTGCTGGACGCCGACAGCGCGCAGGAATGGCAGGAGTCGGAAGCCATCAATCACAACCTCGTGCGCCGGGCGATCGCAGCCGACGGCACCTGCACGGGAGAGCACGGCGTCGGCCTGCACAAGATGCAGTTCATGGCGGAAGAGCACGGCGAAGACGCGCTGGACCTGATGCGCAGTCTGAAGCACGCGTTCGACCCGAACAACATCCTGAACCCGGGCAAGATCGTGTCCTGGTAA
- the glcF gene encoding glycolate oxidase subunit GlcF: MQTNLASWASGTDLGNEADAILRRCVHCGFCTATCPTYQVLGDELDSPRGRIYLIKQVLEGKEPTQSTQQHLDRCLTCRNCETTCPSGVEYGHLVDIGRKIVDERVERSWGDKTKRTLLRKAMLSPMFAPAMRLGQRLRGVLPQSIRRKVPERRDAGPLPQVARHARQVLMLAGCVQPAMMPTIDAATIRVLDAVGIGARIAPGAGCCGAVSFHLDAQDEAVAQMRANVDAWWPLVQDGKVEAIVMNASGCGAMVKEYAHHLRHDPAYAQKAADIVALVKDVAEIVAPHAGLLRSRLPAGTRASFHPPCTLQHWQGLRPLSEQLLVDLGFELQPFADKHLCCGSAGAYSVLNPEIALELRDRKLGAIAVGGPDVILSANIGCIGHLQSGTDTPVRHWVEVVDEQLRRAAQG, translated from the coding sequence ATGCAAACCAATCTGGCCTCCTGGGCAAGCGGCACCGATCTGGGCAACGAGGCGGACGCGATTCTGCGCCGCTGCGTGCATTGCGGTTTCTGCACGGCTACCTGTCCCACGTATCAGGTCCTGGGCGACGAACTGGACAGCCCGCGCGGGCGCATCTATCTCATCAAGCAGGTGTTGGAAGGCAAGGAGCCCACGCAATCCACGCAGCAGCATCTGGACCGCTGCCTGACCTGCCGCAATTGCGAGACCACCTGCCCGTCCGGCGTCGAGTACGGCCATCTCGTCGACATCGGCCGCAAGATCGTGGACGAGCGCGTGGAGCGATCGTGGGGCGACAAGACAAAACGCACGTTGCTGCGCAAGGCGATGCTGTCGCCAATGTTCGCGCCGGCCATGCGCCTGGGCCAGCGGCTGCGGGGCGTGCTGCCGCAGTCGATCCGGCGCAAGGTGCCGGAGCGCCGCGACGCGGGCCCGCTGCCGCAGGTGGCGCGGCATGCGCGTCAGGTGCTGATGCTGGCGGGCTGCGTGCAACCGGCCATGATGCCCACCATCGACGCCGCCACCATCCGCGTGCTGGATGCGGTGGGCATCGGCGCGCGCATCGCGCCGGGCGCCGGCTGCTGCGGCGCGGTCAGTTTCCACCTGGATGCGCAGGACGAAGCCGTGGCGCAGATGCGCGCCAACGTCGACGCGTGGTGGCCGCTGGTGCAGGACGGCAAGGTCGAGGCCATCGTCATGAATGCGTCGGGCTGCGGCGCCATGGTCAAGGAGTACGCCCACCACCTGCGCCACGACCCGGCCTATGCGCAGAAAGCCGCCGACATCGTGGCGCTGGTGAAGGACGTGGCGGAGATCGTCGCGCCGCACGCCGGGTTGCTGCGGTCGCGCCTGCCGGCCGGCACGCGGGCATCGTTTCACCCGCCGTGCACGTTGCAGCACTGGCAGGGGCTGCGGCCGTTGTCCGAGCAATTGCTGGTCGACCTGGGCTTCGAACTGCAGCCGTTCGCGGACAAGCATCTGTGCTGCGGATCGGCGGGCGCGTATTCGGTATTGAATCCGGAAATCGCGCTGGAGCTGCGCGACCGCAAGCTGGGCGCCATTGCGGTGGGCGGTCCCGATGTGATCCTGTCCGCCAACATCGGGTGCATCGGGCATCTGCAAAGCGGCACCGACACGCCGGTGCGCCATTGGGTCGAAGTGGTCGACGAGCAGTTGCGCCGCGCTGCGCAGGGCTAG
- the aroG gene encoding 3-deoxy-7-phosphoheptulonate synthase AroG — MSHNTDDLRIREIKELNPPSHVMREFACTKEASETVFAARQGMHRILHGMDDRMIVVIGPCSIHDTRAAIEYAKRLKPVRDRLSADLEIVMRVYFEKPRTTVGWKGLINDPDLDGSFDINKGVRVARELLLDINSMGLPAGCEFLDMITPQYIADLVSWGAIGARTTESQVHRELASGLSCPVGFKNGTDGNVKIAVDAIKAASQPHHFLSVTKGGHSAIVSTAGNEDCHVILRGGKTPNYDAASVDAACQDVSKAGLAQRIMVDASHANSSKKPENQSLVVEDVARQMEAGDARLVGVMVESHLLGGRQDMVPGQPLVYGQSITDGCIDWDASVAVLERLAQAVRERRRVALTSGK; from the coding sequence GTGTCGCACAACACCGATGACCTTCGTATTCGAGAAATCAAGGAACTGAATCCGCCCTCGCACGTGATGCGCGAGTTCGCCTGCACCAAGGAGGCGTCCGAGACCGTCTTCGCCGCACGGCAAGGCATGCACCGCATCCTGCACGGCATGGACGATCGCATGATCGTTGTGATCGGCCCGTGTTCCATCCACGACACGCGCGCCGCCATCGAATACGCCAAGCGGCTGAAGCCCGTGCGCGATCGCCTGAGCGCCGACCTGGAAATCGTGATGCGCGTCTACTTCGAAAAGCCGCGCACGACCGTGGGCTGGAAGGGTCTGATCAATGATCCCGACCTGGACGGCAGTTTCGACATCAACAAGGGCGTGCGCGTGGCTCGCGAACTGCTGCTGGACATCAACAGCATGGGCCTGCCGGCGGGATGCGAGTTCCTGGACATGATTACGCCGCAGTACATCGCGGATCTGGTCTCCTGGGGGGCGATCGGGGCGCGCACGACGGAAAGCCAGGTGCACCGCGAGCTGGCGTCGGGCCTGTCGTGTCCGGTGGGATTCAAGAACGGCACGGACGGCAACGTGAAGATCGCCGTCGACGCGATCAAGGCGGCGTCGCAGCCGCACCATTTCCTGTCGGTGACCAAGGGCGGTCATTCGGCCATCGTGTCCACCGCGGGCAACGAGGACTGCCACGTGATCCTGCGTGGCGGCAAGACGCCGAACTACGATGCGGCCAGCGTGGACGCCGCGTGCCAGGACGTGTCCAAGGCCGGCCTCGCGCAGCGCATCATGGTCGATGCCAGCCACGCCAACAGCAGCAAGAAGCCGGAGAACCAGTCGCTCGTCGTCGAAGACGTGGCGCGCCAGATGGAGGCCGGCGATGCGCGCCTGGTCGGCGTCATGGTTGAAAGCCACCTGCTGGGCGGCCGCCAGGACATGGTGCCCGGCCAGCCGCTGGTGTACGGCCAGAGCATCACCGACGGCTGCATCGACTGGGATGCCTCGGTCGCCGTGCTGGAACGCCTGGCGCAGGCCGTGCGCGAACGCCGCCGCGTTGCGCTGACCTCGGGCAAGTGA